CAGTCTGAATCTCTCAAAAGCAGCCCCAATTCagagatatatatataaatgaaaatagTATCATGTAAGTATTAccagaaatttatttttattttgtaaaaaagaaCAAATGCTTTAAAACTATGACACTAAAAACTGAACACATAGTGTCCTCAAATTTAAATGAAAATTATATCATGTTAGTATTACCAGACATTGCTTGGCTATGGGTTTTCCCCTTAGCATAAAGAACACATCTAGCTCCTGCTATAGTGAGAGATAAGCATGTTCTTTGTTTACGCCAACACACTGAAACAAACTTTATTTAAAGTCATTTAAGCTAGAACAATAAATGCAAAGTGAAATGTTGAGTGCATTTGAAACTCAGACTCATAAAAGCATAATTACACAGTAATTTATATAAAATTGGAAAACGTATGAGTATTATAAAAAATGCACCAAAAAGTTCTTCCCTGTGTAATTTTTGTGCATCTCAATGAGACCATTgacagagaccatttctgcacaaggaatctacccctggacagcctctggttcctAATGATTTACACAAAAAAAATGACTTTGGGGGCTCCAGTTACCATATTCAGTATCCCAAAAACCCACAAGCATAAGTAAAGTCAAAAAGAACACGAATCCCAAAAAGATGGAAGGATATTGGATCATTCTGGCTTTTCTGCATACCAACACAGAACTTTTTTTTGGCCTTGCTGCATGGCAACATGGAACTGCCTCTtaacaaaaaaaataattttggtccTTTAGGGGTTAGAAAGTTTAAATCCAGAACTGCTGTGCTATGATGGGTGGCTTGCTGCAATTGACAAACTAAAGTGTGGGGGATGAAGTTCGGCATGTTTTCTCTTGCAACCTCATTAGAAGGACAAAACCTGTGATGGGGTGagggaaaatgtggagggggtcTCCCATGAAGAGGGGTGCCATCCCAAGTTTCCAAGCAAAGGCCAGGCACGTTTTGTGCcaacatgcagaaatggtcaaataATTTAGCAGTACATTGTATATAGTTTAGGGGGTCACAGCAGTTCAAAGTTTTGTTATCTTTTCTTTTGTTCTCCTCCTTtttaaactgatctccaggttataGAGAAAAATTCTTTACCAAGAGAAAATTAAATTGTTCATACTGATTCAAATATCACAATTTTGAATACAAAACGTTAGGGAGTGTAAGTCTGTGAAAAATTAAGAGTATGCACATTAAATAATCAGAGAAAAATATAtcttaaaactatttattctttacaAGCATCTTTTTATTGTTTAGTTCAGGCCTCAGGACAATGATATAAATTTTGGGAGCGAAAATGCAACCAAGTAAGCCTGCACTAGAGattaagatggagaagatctccacagccaccatggatttccctttggtgctcaggtagcttggaataaaagacagccaaacactgcaaaagagcaACATGCTGAAAGTAATGAACTTGGcctcattgaaactgtcaggcaaCTTCCTGGCTAAGAAAGCCACCATGAAGCTGACTGCAGCTAGGAAGCCCATGTAGCCTAGGACACAGAAAAACATGGCAGCCGAGCCCTCGTTACATTCCAGTATGATTGTCTCCTTCAGTGAATGCAGATCCTTAtctgggaaaggagaggaagTACTGATCCAAAGAACACAAATACCTACTTGAACAAGGGAGCAAGAAAGGACAAAAGAATATGCCTGTCTTTTCCCCACCAATGGCCTGAAACTAGAGCCTGGTTTGGTAGCCAGAAAGACCAgaaccacagtgatggttttggccagAACACTAGAAATAGCTATTGAGAATATGATGCCAAAACttgtttgtcggagaaggcaggtcacctttCCAGGCTTCCCAATGAAGAGCAAGGCAGAGAGGAAGCAATGAGCAAGGGAGATGAGAAGAAGATAGGTCAGActgcggttgttggctttgactatgggGGTATCCTGGTGCTTCACAAATGTTCCAAGTACCAAAGTTGAGGTCAGTGAGAAAGTAATAGCCATGATTGCTAAGATGATACCTATGGGTTCTTCATAAGACAGGAAGCTTACATCCTTGGGAACACATTGATTTTTGTTGTAATTAGAATAGTGATCTCGGGGACAGATGACACAGCTATCCATgtctggggagagagagagagagagagagagagagcttgttATAGTATTTCCATATTTGTCTGCTGTTtggaaacatatttttaaaaatggagtttCCTTTTGAATCTGATTGTCCTTGTTAGACTAGGAAACCTTCCTATATTGCAAAGTTGTCTCTACTCTGATCATAACTCAGCTCTGAATTTAATTCATATGGGAGATTTTTCTCTTTATCATTTTCTTCCATGGATTTTTGCTGCTTAGGGTTAGGTCTGCCATGGTGGCAAAACAGGTTTCATGAAAACAATCTAATATATTTTCAAGGATGAGAGGAGGATGGAGTAGGTTTAAAAGCAGCCTCTTTCTTCAGAAGCGGCCGTGTTGGCAGCCTAAGGAATCTTCAAATAAACAACTGGAGCACTCTTTAGCAGGGATATCAGATAAAAGTCTCCACATGAAAATAAGTCAAACAATTGTTATATATAGTATGTAGTGGAGATATCAATGTTTCTCATTTCTTTTATCATGTGCACctgattataataaatatttgtattttaaatacaaattttacctgcagctcaacctttggtttCCTAACTTGTCTAACCAGGTTGGgttttcatttccctttttggtATTTGACAGGACATCTAATGAGGCAGAATTTCCTGgattagagaccccccccccccaatttattggCTCTCTAAAAAATTCTATGTTCACTTGCTTTTTAACCTATTCCTGTTCTTAATCcagtttttgtattttatgctgACCTCTTCATTACACAGAATTAGAGTTTTCGCTTAAAACACATGCTGTGAAAAATATCCTAGGCTCAATTTCTGAAGGACAACCTACTCATCCATTGTTTTCCCTATCTAGCTTTCTTGGCGCTCTGGTTCCACTCCAGGCATAGATTCCTGTTGATGTTTGCTCACTGAGCACTTCTTTCCACCACACCCTTGAATCTGCAGTGGCAGGCAGTCCCACTAGCCATACACACCTGTGGCCAGGAGGGCTTGCTGCCATCATGTCTCACAGGATCGGTGGGGCTTCCTGGCTTGGCTGGGAGGAactttgcttccctccccaagccaaaAAAGCCTGATGAGCCTTGTAGCCACAGCCACAGGCAGCTCTACTGACACATTCACCTGTGGCCAGGAGGGTTGCCTGCTGATGCCTCTCCCAGGCTCACTTGGAATCTTTGGTGTGAAGAGGCAACTCTGAAAAGGCCAGCCGAGCCTGGGAGAGGTGGCGGCAGGCAGCCTTCCAGGCTGTAGTCATCCATCAGCCGAAAAGGGCCAAAGAGGGCCCACCTTAGGAGAGCCTTCTCAATAATTTATAAAAGCAAAAGCTGTTACAAATATAATGTATTGCTGGTGCTGTGAATAATTGTGGACAGCACCCCCCTATTGAACAATGGGATAGCAGTGAAGGTGGTGAATGATACAATTCTGACTGTGGCTTCTTATGTGTGAAACATCCCACTACCATGATGAACTTCTCTGGCTGGTGAGATCAGTGTCCTGTGGGTCCTtatgcagttctgcagagcctgtaaaacagctgttctga
The Paroedura picta isolate Pp20150507F chromosome 16, Ppicta_v3.0, whole genome shotgun sequence genome window above contains:
- the LOC143825437 gene encoding vomeronasal type-2 receptor 26-like, giving the protein MEFIISTNLQLHLILRSITFNNSAGDTIQFNEKGELKSGFDVTNWVTFPNGSFIRLKVGRLDPWASPGEELTIHDDQIVWHRTFNQVLPVSVCNEHCFPGSSRQKKEGKKFCCYDCLPCSDGMISEEIDMDSCVICPRDHYSNYNKNQCVPKDVSFLSYEEPIGIILAIMAITFSLTSTLVLGTFVKHQDTPIVKANNRSLTYLLLISLAHCFLSALLFIGKPGKVTCLLRQTSFGIIFSIAISSVLAKTITVVLVFLATKPGSSFRPLVGKRQAYSFVLSCSLVQVGICVLWISTSSPFPDKDLHSLKETIILECNEGSAAMFFCVLGYMGFLAAVSFMVAFLARKLPDSFNEAKFITFSMLLFCSVWLSFIPSYLSTKGKSMVAVEIFSILISSAGLLGCIFAPKIYIIVLRPELNNKKMLQELDVFFMLRGKPIAKQCLLPQGHKQILMLIHEKSAGFQQGSNVFCYTVLPFQLAITTRVFTKCMLSVSIVYHHSNGSWMAQTTPITSEAVGSALDCRLLRNSMIALQKLAMVHRICSFILLKAQRGSATSSTPADP